The following are encoded in a window of Mycobacteroides chelonae CCUG 47445 genomic DNA:
- a CDS encoding CPBP family intramembrane glutamic endopeptidase yields MGVVENFGVASGSARPGWLELGLAAATAVLLYLVGGVAAYFVPEDFPVALGHVNFLISGLAPLGGFAVAVLVRIRDVRPFGLRHASLLWLLAGVMIGLACFGLSWPVSAIFDPLFPGTQGVQQPYRDAARSGAVPLIVAVGLGGILTPLGEEALFRGVLATFLFRWGSCISVAFSAAVFAVAHGINSVMPLALMIGLATGVLLWRSGSIWPAVMVHIAYNSAGILYHGLGY; encoded by the coding sequence GTGGGTGTTGTAGAGAACTTCGGCGTGGCGAGCGGATCCGCGCGGCCCGGCTGGCTGGAACTGGGGTTAGCTGCGGCCACCGCTGTCCTTCTGTATCTAGTGGGCGGTGTCGCCGCATATTTCGTGCCGGAAGATTTCCCTGTTGCCCTCGGACATGTGAACTTCCTGATTTCGGGGCTTGCGCCGCTGGGAGGGTTTGCTGTTGCAGTCCTCGTTCGGATTCGCGATGTTCGTCCGTTCGGGTTGCGGCATGCGAGTCTCTTGTGGCTGCTAGCCGGCGTGATGATCGGCCTGGCGTGCTTCGGGCTTAGTTGGCCGGTTTCGGCGATTTTTGACCCGCTATTTCCGGGGACGCAGGGGGTGCAGCAGCCCTACCGTGATGCTGCACGGTCGGGAGCAGTGCCTCTTATCGTGGCAGTGGGGCTGGGCGGCATCTTGACGCCGCTCGGTGAGGAAGCTTTGTTTCGTGGCGTGCTTGCGACTTTCCTGTTCCGCTGGGGGAGCTGCATCAGCGTGGCCTTCAGTGCGGCAGTTTTCGCTGTGGCACATGGGATCAACAGCGTGATGCCTTTGGCCCTCATGATCGGTTTGGCCACTGGTGTCCTGCTGTGGCGCTCAGGTTCGATCTGGCCTGCGGTCATGGTGCACATCGCCTATAACAGTGCGGGCATCTTGTATCACGGGCTCGGATACTGA